In a single window of the Neoarius graeffei isolate fNeoGra1 chromosome 28, fNeoGra1.pri, whole genome shotgun sequence genome:
- the znhit3 gene encoding zinc finger HIT domain-containing protein 3 isoform X2 produces MQLCVVCSEQVPKYRCPVCRIRYCSLGCYKKHKNDDSCQPVKDTTPPAPSPDSCQSEAEPWTVDDLLDEDSQSDRVPLQKLQLLGESKDLKTLLLNPHLRNLLRTVDSAEDKSKAMKEAMQEPLFVELANQCLQIIEPTEIQDVDDDD; encoded by the exons ATGCAGCTTTGTGTAGTGTGCAGCGAGCAAGTTCCTAAATACAGATGTCCTGTGTGTAGAATCAGATA TTGTTCTTTAGGGTGCTataaaaaacacaaaaatgatg ACTCATGCCAGCCAGTGAAAGATACCACGCCTCCTGCACCATCTCCAGATTCCTGTCAGAGTGAGG CTGAACCCTGGACTGTTGACGACCTCCTGGATGAGGACAGTCAGTCTGACAGAGTACCTCTGCAGAAACTTCAGCTATTAg GTGAGTCTAAGGATCTGAAAACTCTGCTGCTGAATCCACATCTGAGGAATCTGCTGCGGACTGTTGATTCAGCTGAGGATAAATCCAAAGCCATGAAGGAAGCCATGCAGGAGCCACTGTTTGTAGAGCTCGCCAATCAGTGCTTACAGATTATTGAGCCAACAGAAATAcaagatgttgatgatgatgattag
- the c1qbp gene encoding complement component 1 Q subcomponent-binding protein, mitochondrial isoform X1 gives MLKSLTRAVSIAARLSTNKAPSGSVCRAAGPLFTSALCAPTSATTRPFTRSLWMMCNNSAASDRRGKLLVSKHTLPSCGCGGLHTEGKVGGDKAFAEFLSDEIKEEKKIQKNKTLPKMSGGWELELNGTEAKLSRSLSGEKVTITFNINNSIPPNLEEEPEQAEDNEPDVVSTPNFVVEVTKQGAKNSLVFDCHFPEDEIGHGEEEDESNIFTIREVSFQPEGEEDWKETSYTLNTDSLDWALYDHLMDFLADRGVDNTFADELIELSTALEHREYIKFLEDLSGFVKCH, from the exons ATGCTGAAATCTTTAACACGCGCTGTTAGCATCGCGGCTCGCTTGAGCACGAACAAGGCCCCGAGTGGGTCTGTGTGCCGCGCCGCCGGGCCGCTCTTCACCTCCGCGCTGTGCGCTCCGACCTCGGCTACGACGCGGCCGTTCACCCGCTCGCTATGGATGATGTGCAACAACAGTGCGGCGTCCGACCGCAGAGGCAAACTGCTCGTTTCCAAACACACACTCCCGTCCTGCGGCTGTGGAGGCCTTCATACAGAAGGTAAAGTCGGAG GTGACAAAGCATTTGCAGAATTTCTCTCAGATGAAATCAAAGAGGAGAAGAAGATCCAGAAAAACAAGACGCTTCCTAAAATGTCTGGAGGATGGGAGCTCGAGCTGAATGGCACTGAAGCAAAACTTTCTCGCTCCCTCTCTGGAGAGAA AGTGACGATCACCTTCAACATTAACAATAGCATTCCCCCAAACCTGGAGGAAGAGCCAGAGCAGGCTGAGGACAATGAG CCAGACGTCGTATCCACACCTAACTTTGTCGTTGAGGTGACTAAACAGGGGGCAAAGAATTCCTTGGTGTTTGATTGCCATTTTCCAGAGGATGAG ATTGGCCATGGTGAGGAAGAGGACGAGAGCAATATTTTCACCATCCGTGAAGTCAGTTTCCAGCCTGAAGGAGAGGAGGACTGGAAGGAGACGAGCTACACCCTCAACACAGACTCTCTGGACTGG GCTCTTTATGATCATTTAATGGACTTCTTGGCTGATCGTGGTGTTGACAACACCTTTGCAGATGAGCTGATTGAGCTGAGCACAGCACTAGAGCATCGGGAGTACATCAAGTTCCTGGAGGATCTCAGCGGTTTCGTCAAATGCCACTGA
- the znhit3 gene encoding zinc finger HIT domain-containing protein 3 isoform X1 — protein MQLCVVCSEQVPKYRCPVCRIRYCSLGCYKKHKNDDSCQPVKDTTPPAPSPDSCQSEAAEPWTVDDLLDEDSQSDRVPLQKLQLLGESKDLKTLLLNPHLRNLLRTVDSAEDKSKAMKEAMQEPLFVELANQCLQIIEPTEIQDVDDDD, from the exons ATGCAGCTTTGTGTAGTGTGCAGCGAGCAAGTTCCTAAATACAGATGTCCTGTGTGTAGAATCAGATA TTGTTCTTTAGGGTGCTataaaaaacacaaaaatgatg ACTCATGCCAGCCAGTGAAAGATACCACGCCTCCTGCACCATCTCCAGATTCCTGTCAGAGTGAGG CAGCTGAACCCTGGACTGTTGACGACCTCCTGGATGAGGACAGTCAGTCTGACAGAGTACCTCTGCAGAAACTTCAGCTATTAg GTGAGTCTAAGGATCTGAAAACTCTGCTGCTGAATCCACATCTGAGGAATCTGCTGCGGACTGTTGATTCAGCTGAGGATAAATCCAAAGCCATGAAGGAAGCCATGCAGGAGCCACTGTTTGTAGAGCTCGCCAATCAGTGCTTACAGATTATTGAGCCAACAGAAATAcaagatgttgatgatgatgattag
- the c1qbp gene encoding complement component 1 Q subcomponent-binding protein, mitochondrial isoform X2, which produces MLKSLTRAVSIAARLSTNKAPSGSVCRAAGPLFTSALCAPTSATTRPFTRSLWMMCNNSAASDRRGKLLVSKHTLPSCGCGGLHTEGDKAFAEFLSDEIKEEKKIQKNKTLPKMSGGWELELNGTEAKLSRSLSGEKVTITFNINNSIPPNLEEEPEQAEDNEPDVVSTPNFVVEVTKQGAKNSLVFDCHFPEDEIGHGEEEDESNIFTIREVSFQPEGEEDWKETSYTLNTDSLDWALYDHLMDFLADRGVDNTFADELIELSTALEHREYIKFLEDLSGFVKCH; this is translated from the exons ATGCTGAAATCTTTAACACGCGCTGTTAGCATCGCGGCTCGCTTGAGCACGAACAAGGCCCCGAGTGGGTCTGTGTGCCGCGCCGCCGGGCCGCTCTTCACCTCCGCGCTGTGCGCTCCGACCTCGGCTACGACGCGGCCGTTCACCCGCTCGCTATGGATGATGTGCAACAACAGTGCGGCGTCCGACCGCAGAGGCAAACTGCTCGTTTCCAAACACACACTCCCGTCCTGCGGCTGTGGAGGCCTTCATACAGAAG GTGACAAAGCATTTGCAGAATTTCTCTCAGATGAAATCAAAGAGGAGAAGAAGATCCAGAAAAACAAGACGCTTCCTAAAATGTCTGGAGGATGGGAGCTCGAGCTGAATGGCACTGAAGCAAAACTTTCTCGCTCCCTCTCTGGAGAGAA AGTGACGATCACCTTCAACATTAACAATAGCATTCCCCCAAACCTGGAGGAAGAGCCAGAGCAGGCTGAGGACAATGAG CCAGACGTCGTATCCACACCTAACTTTGTCGTTGAGGTGACTAAACAGGGGGCAAAGAATTCCTTGGTGTTTGATTGCCATTTTCCAGAGGATGAG ATTGGCCATGGTGAGGAAGAGGACGAGAGCAATATTTTCACCATCCGTGAAGTCAGTTTCCAGCCTGAAGGAGAGGAGGACTGGAAGGAGACGAGCTACACCCTCAACACAGACTCTCTGGACTGG GCTCTTTATGATCATTTAATGGACTTCTTGGCTGATCGTGGTGTTGACAACACCTTTGCAGATGAGCTGATTGAGCTGAGCACAGCACTAGAGCATCGGGAGTACATCAAGTTCCTGGAGGATCTCAGCGGTTTCGTCAAATGCCACTGA